The DNA segment ATGATCGTAAACGGGAAGCAACAGGGAGAGTCGATCGAGTGCTCGTTCAACCCGAACTCCTACACGGTCGAAAAGAGCGTCAACTACGGCGAGATGAAGGCGACAGGATCGGGCGCGTCGATCATGCAGTTCGTCGACGGGAACGCAGAGCGCCTGTCGATGGAGTTGTTCTTCGACACGACGGACGACCTGGACGAGGACGGTGCGACGGTGGACGTCCGCGAGCGCTACACGAAACACATCGACACGCTGCTGTCGGTCGACGGTGAGCTCCACGCACCGCCGGTCTGTCGGTTCGTCTGGGGTGACGGCATCTCGTTTACGGCGCTGCTAGAGCGGGCGAACAAGCAGTTCACGAAGTTCTTACCGAGCGGTGTCCCGATCCGAGCACGCGTGTCCGTCGTCTTCACGGAGTACAAGACGGCCGATTATCACAAGTCGGAGGTCTCGCCCGAGTCGACGGACAAGACGAAAG comes from the Halovivax cerinus genome and includes:
- a CDS encoding LysM peptidoglycan-binding domain-containing protein, with amino-acid sequence MARSGTLEKAQLMIVNGKQQGESIECSFNPNSYTVEKSVNYGEMKATGSGASIMQFVDGNAERLSMELFFDTTDDLDEDGATVDVRERYTKHIDTLLSVDGELHAPPVCRFVWGDGISFTALLERANKQFTKFLPSGVPIRARVSVVFTEYKTADYHKSEVSPESTDKTKVWTVTEGDTLWLIASEEYGDPSHWRTIAAKNDIANPRAIEAGERLELPPL